Genomic window (Molothrus ater isolate BHLD 08-10-18 breed brown headed cowbird chromosome 7, BPBGC_Mater_1.1, whole genome shotgun sequence):
GTTTGATTCACACTGTGTGCAGGAATGAATGTTTAACACTGCTTTTTCAGCTGAGCTAAAATGACacatatttttagtttaaaaaaagatgtgtttcatatatatttcataaaaCCAGGCACTTTGGTTGAAAGCTGAGTGAACTAGGTCATGCATTTGCAGGCTGACACTACTTCATTGATGAGGTGAGGAACACAGTCTGTCTCTCTAGGATGTAACAGATCTCTGCGATTTAGTTTTCAAAATGCTCGCCTGGGAAAGCATCCAGAAACCTAGCTTTAGATCTCAATAGCCagattttttatattaaaaggtAAATGCTTCTTTctcccctgctcagcacagtgtTTACCTCCCTCTGCAAAAGTGACTCCTTGCTGCTCGTACATTTTTAGTATTGTGTCTAGCTGCTGAAATTAGAGTTGAGCTTGCTTGTTGTGACTGAATTCTCAAAATATGACAAAGTTCTGACACTGAGAAGCCACTGAAAATATATGTACCTGTCACAGTGTAAtctctggagaagaaaagaaagaaaaaatgtagaTGCTCATGtgcaaatgttttctctttattcagccttcccccccaccccaacaTGAACTAACAGAGAAGTCCAACCAATATACTTGAGTATATTAGATACCATTCCCCCTAAACATGCTCCAAAACTTCAATTTTGCATATTGcatgagaaagaggaaagaggaacttactgttttcctttttccatgctCCCAAAGCACAGATTTTGCAAGCCTTTGTTGTTTCTGGAttatttggcattttttttaaatatcctcttgctttttcctgaaGGAGAATTTCTATCTGAgcctaatttatttatttcataattgGTATTTACTATCATTTTGCATCCTTAGAGGTGTGACATAAACAGACATGTAggatttttttggcattttctaGGCTGGTTTTGTAGAAGTCACTATTTTATTCTGTGAAAGAAAGGATTTGTGTGTGGGtttaatatatatttcaaatttataaagAAGTGGGCAAGGCAGGAATTCTCATGAGGAATCCCTTTCTCATAAAACCTCTACCTTAATTTCTAGACCTATAGGGTAAAGACATTATTCTTCATCTCAGCACTTCTTGGGGTCCTAAATGACTCTTGAAAGTTTTACCAGTGACTCATCAGTGAATATTGCTCTGCACTGTAACACAGAGTGATTTggctaaaacaaacaaacaaattgtTTTAACATAGGTCCATTACTCCTAGTGCTGAGCAGTTTTTGTGGATCCTGGAAAATTGTCAGCTTAAacactttttcctcttctctcttcttcctaTTAAGTCAAATAGAACAGATGGGAAGAGGACATGAAATGAAGAACAGAAGTAGACAGtgataaatttttttctcaagaggGATGAATCACTTACTTTTCTCCTGCCAGCTGAAATCCTCTCCCCAGTTTTATTTCTCCATGAAAGAAATTGCTGAGATGGTGATGGTTGGGTCTGTGCACACAAATAggatgggagctgctgggggattgcctgtgggcagagcagcaggctctggaaTGATGACGACGTGGGAAGTGCTCTATGAAGCACGCTCTGTTTTAATGTGTTTTGTAGCATGAAGGAATGTAAAACTGCAATCTGTAGTAATAGTGTTGTAACCGTGGTGGTCTGCTGGGAGGACAAGCAAGATTTTTGTGGAGACAGATAGTTTCTCCTTTAGCCAGCCAGTGTGTCTAGGAAAAGTTAACTACTTTGTAGGAATGTTAGTCCTTCAGCTGATAACTTCACATGAAGGAGCTGGGAGCGTAATATTTACTCATCCTAATTTTTACTACTAGTCAActgatttttattataaaagaTGGCATTTTTTTGTAGTCTAAATGCACATATCTACAGAGTCTTCCTCTTTGCTTAAAAGGCTCCCTTAAATACCAATGTAATACCATGTTTCtgtcagcagctctctgagcagTATTGActcaaagttttattttccttcctagtGCTCCTGGAAGCGGCCCTATGTTCAAGTCCACCACAGTGACTGTGCGAGATGATTGCAGTGATGTCCCCAAAAGTGCTGCCACGGATTCTGCCAAGAGCCAGGATTTCAGCTGCACACTGATGCACGATGCACAGAACTGCAAGGACATTGCTTCTGCTATTTCTCCCTCCCCTGGAGATGCAGGTGGTCACCAATCCGACCCTAACAAATGCGGAGATCAGCTTCAAGGAGCTCAAGGACACAGAGTTGGgttctcctttgcttttcctaAGAAAGCAGCAGTCAAACTGGAgtcttcagctgctgttttctaTGAGTTTAATGAGGAGGCCTCCATGGAGCATGGATTTAGCAGAAGGAGTAGGTTTGTCCCAGGAACGTGCAACCTTCAGTCTCCTTCGGCAGCTGCAGAAATAGTTGTGTGCCCTGAGGAGAAACACAACTGTTCTCACCCACTGGTGGAAAAATGCATGGACACAGCAGAGGCTCCTGAGGCTCAGGAGTCCAAGGAGCTGTCCAGTGAAGGGGGCAGGGTGCTGGAGAGCCCAGCCTTGCCTCCTGCCATGCCCCACTCAAAGCAGCTGGTGTCCTCAGACACGGATGGCCACGGCGTGGATGTGAGTGTGGCTGAATTAGGGGACCAAaggctggccctgcctgcagaCAGTGCCCAGGTCCTGCCCcattccccagagctgcaggcaaaCAGAGCTCCTGAGCAGGAACTGGTGGAGGATTGTTCCTctctgcaggatgctgcagaggaaaactgtAGTGGTGGGAACAGGGATCCACCTGCAattgaaactgaaataaaaactgtgGGGGCtgatgcagcagctccagcaccgtCTGAAGAAAGTAGTGGAGTCCCAAAGAGCAAACCAGATGTATACAAGAGACCTTGTCAGCCCTTTGTTCCTGTTCTTAGCAAATATGGATCAAATGTTCTTCAGTGGCCATCAGAAATGTTAATTTATACAAGTACAGACCCATCAATTTCTTATAGCTGTAATCctttatattttgattttaagtCATCAAGAGCAAGTGAAAGCCAAGAAAAGCCCAAGCATCAACCAAACATACCTCATTTGCACCATAAAACTGAATCTGATCACATCTTAGTTTCAGATGTTACAAAAAGACCTACTTCAGAGTGTGGTGATTATGAAGTAGAAGTGAATAAAAATGTGTGCGACTATACAATACCCCTGTTAAGTGATGTTTCCCTCTTCAGAAATTGTGACCTtgcaaaaaatcaaaacaaagtgcCCTTGGATGAGTCATTCAGGattagaaaaatagaaaagtatcACATATCTCATAACCCCTTACGACAAAACACTGTGATAGATGAGAAATACAACAAAGTCTGGATCAAAGAAGGCCATGAGAAATGGCttcacaaaagcagaaaacggaaaagaagaagaaaattatgtcACTGTCATTATCATCACTGTGGAGACACAACAGTAGCAGAAATGGAGATGTCTCCAGGAGCTGAAAAAGAAGTTACTTacagagatgaaaataaatatcagcTCCTCCAAAATAATGCAGAGAAGTGCAGGCATGATGCAGGAAATACCTGGTTAACTGCAGGTGAGGTGCAGCAGTCACAGCCAAAATTCAGCATTGACAATGGTCCTAAGAGAGTCGTGTCTGCAGCAGATCACATACACTGGGACAGAGGCTGGTGTGGCTTTTGGAGTGCAAAAAGCAGTGGCCATCATCACCATGGTTGTAAGGGAGCACACAGGAAGAGCAAAGGGAGCTCCCGGAGGCAGGccaagcagctgagctccaggaggCACAGCCTAAGGCACTCCAaaatgtgctgcagctggaaagtCAGGAGGCCAAGCTGTAGCCCAGAGCATAAATGCTTGGGACAGTGCAGTGAGGAGAAGGGGCCGAGCCAAAACCAGCCCACAAAGAGGGGTTACAGTGTTCTGACAGAAGAGCCTGAGAAGCCACACCGCAAGCGGAGGCAGCACATGTATTCCTGTTCCTCTTCCTCGGATGAAAGCTCCTGTGGACAGGCATTATCAGCAGAGGAATACCTAAGGCAAGGACATGCTTTAGGTGCCCACCACAAGGCAAAAGGGAAACgcaggaaaaggaagacaaGGATCCATCATGTTTTCCTTGACAGGAATGCAAAAAGTGAGACCTCTGAATCTTCCAAAGAAAATTCCACCAGTTCTACGTTAAATATTCTGGGGGACTTACCAACTCAAGACAATCTAGAGGAAGCTAATGCAGCTCCCAGAGATGACGATGCAAAAGATAGGGATGAAACaatggagctggaggagagcaagGCACCTCTAGAAAGTGCTGGCCCACAGGTGGTGGAAGATGATAAAGCGACGGCGTGTGCAGTGATGGAGAGCACACCGGCCATGCTTCCCGATGGCACCGTCACaacttctgctgctcctgctgccccccagcACAGTGCTCCAGCGGCTGCTGTCAAACAGGGTGTCCCccaagagggaaagaaaaaggaaaatgtcaaCAGCCGCGAAAACCAAGCTCGT
Coding sequences:
- the ZNF804A gene encoding zinc finger protein 804A, which gives rise to MECYYIVISSAHLSNGHFRNIKGVFRGPLSKNGNKTLDYAEKKNTIAKALEDLKANFYCELCDKQYYKHQEFDNHINSYDHAHKQRLKELKQREFARNVASKSRKDERKQEKALQRLHKLAELRKERTCAPGSGPMFKSTTVTVRDDCSDVPKSAATDSAKSQDFSCTLMHDAQNCKDIASAISPSPGDAGGHQSDPNKCGDQLQGAQGHRVGFSFAFPKKAAVKLESSAAVFYEFNEEASMEHGFSRRSRFVPGTCNLQSPSAAAEIVVCPEEKHNCSHPLVEKCMDTAEAPEAQESKELSSEGGRVLESPALPPAMPHSKQLVSSDTDGHGVDVSVAELGDQRLALPADSAQVLPHSPELQANRAPEQELVEDCSSLQDAAEENCSGGNRDPPAIETEIKTVGADAAAPAPSEESSGVPKSKPDVYKRPCQPFVPVLSKYGSNVLQWPSEMLIYTSTDPSISYSCNPLYFDFKSSRASESQEKPKHQPNIPHLHHKTESDHILVSDVTKRPTSECGDYEVEVNKNVCDYTIPLLSDVSLFRNCDLAKNQNKVPLDESFRIRKIEKYHISHNPLRQNTVIDEKYNKVWIKEGHEKWLHKSRKRKRRRKLCHCHYHHCGDTTVAEMEMSPGAEKEVTYRDENKYQLLQNNAEKCRHDAGNTWLTAGEVQQSQPKFSIDNGPKRVVSAADHIHWDRGWCGFWSAKSSGHHHHGCKGAHRKSKGSSRRQAKQLSSRRHSLRHSKMCCSWKVRRPSCSPEHKCLGQCSEEKGPSQNQPTKRGYSVLTEEPEKPHRKRRQHMYSCSSSSDESSCGQALSAEEYLRQGHALGAHHKAKGKRRKRKTRIHHVFLDRNAKSETSESSKENSTSSTLNILGDLPTQDNLEEANAAPRDDDAKDRDETMELEESKAPLESAGPQVVEDDKATACAVMESTPAMLPDGTVTTSAAPAAPQHSAPAAAVKQGVPQEGKKKENVNSRENQARYKVPVPNRHLEQAPPKSYLCHYELAESLPHEKMGEVAGEWLQCNPGIFSSPPPLPFKEAHLNTHTFLTTEQLIAPFPLPNQTLLFPPDSPEKFKELPSEAYPQQMVPQNVLSAKVKFALAPPGSPLPLPPLPPPPLRSSSVTTIHHTVLQHHAGVLKVLQPHQQFLSQVPALSRAQPLAQLAVSPAGQAALVAPPPLPLLPPAVLPPAPLPFPPLPHPAGFPSLLAPHPAVIPLQPLF